A portion of the Chromobacterium sp. IIBBL 290-4 genome contains these proteins:
- a CDS encoding AAA family ATPase yields the protein MQTFFLAPTGFNAGLTSVTLGAIRSLEQAGLRVGFVKPIAQDTKDGEAERSTHFAHAICRLNPPQPISMERVEHLLSQGQVDQLMEEVVSLFQQASQNVDVVIVEGLVPDQKQVFSTFLNTKIARNLQAQTILVSSVKDLGAAEIGRTTGNEHPGLRRANRVGYILNHVLPSADRAELARRGAAIRQSEKGRPALLA from the coding sequence ATGCAGACATTCTTTCTCGCCCCCACCGGCTTCAACGCCGGACTGACCTCGGTCACCCTGGGCGCCATCCGTTCGCTGGAGCAGGCTGGCCTGCGCGTGGGCTTCGTCAAGCCCATCGCCCAGGACACCAAGGACGGCGAAGCCGAGCGCTCCACCCACTTCGCCCACGCCATCTGCCGCCTGAACCCGCCGCAGCCTATCAGCATGGAGCGCGTCGAGCACCTGCTGTCGCAAGGCCAGGTGGACCAGTTGATGGAAGAGGTCGTCAGCCTGTTCCAGCAAGCCTCGCAAAATGTGGACGTGGTGATCGTGGAAGGCCTGGTGCCGGACCAGAAACAGGTGTTCTCCACCTTCCTCAACACCAAGATCGCCCGCAACCTGCAGGCGCAGACCATCCTGGTCAGCTCTGTGAAGGATCTGGGCGCGGCTGAAATCGGCCGAACAACTGGAAATGAACATCCAGGCCTTCGGCGCGCAAACCGTGTCGGCTACATCCTCAACCACGTGCTGCCTAGCGCCGATCGCGCCGAACTGGCGCGCCGAGGTGCAGCAATCCGGCAATCTGAAAAAGGCCGGCCTGCGCTCTTGGCGTGA
- a CDS encoding DeoR/GlpR family DNA-binding transcription regulator, whose protein sequence is MRKERQPASGLPSDRHQYIRQQLLQHGRVLAGELAATLGVSEDSIRRDLRELAANGVCQRVYGGAIALRPIDTSFEQRRHEHPVRKARLAATAVRQLRPGQFVFLDGGTTNLEIARALPADLPLTVATNAIPIAAELFGKKQLEVLVLGGSLNHKSGDTAGTIATRMLQSMHPDICFLGTCSVDRELGVGTVMAEEAAFKRMLVEQCGQTILAVTNEKLDTASPFAVAPLGDIGLLIAEPDADPVRLSHLSAGGVPVLLAD, encoded by the coding sequence ATGCGCAAAGAACGCCAACCCGCCTCCGGCCTGCCCTCGGACCGCCATCAATACATCCGCCAGCAACTGCTGCAGCATGGCCGGGTGCTGGCCGGCGAATTGGCCGCTACCCTGGGCGTGTCAGAGGATTCGATCCGCCGCGATCTGCGCGAACTGGCCGCCAACGGCGTATGCCAACGGGTATACGGCGGCGCCATCGCGCTGCGCCCCATCGACACCAGCTTTGAGCAGCGCCGCCACGAACACCCTGTCCGCAAGGCCCGCCTGGCCGCCACCGCGGTGCGCCAGCTGCGGCCCGGCCAATTCGTGTTCCTTGACGGCGGCACCACCAATCTGGAAATCGCCCGCGCCCTGCCCGCCGACCTGCCGCTGACCGTGGCCACCAACGCCATTCCCATCGCTGCGGAGCTGTTCGGCAAGAAACAACTGGAAGTGCTGGTGCTGGGCGGCAGCCTCAACCACAAAAGCGGCGACACCGCCGGCACCATAGCCACCCGCATGCTGCAATCCATGCATCCCGACATTTGCTTCCTCGGCACTTGCTCGGTGGACCGCGAGCTGGGCGTCGGCACCGTCATGGCGGAAGAGGCGGCCTTCAAGCGCATGCTGGTGGAGCAGTGCGGCCAAACCATCCTGGCCGTCACCAATGAAAAGCTGGATACCGCCTCCCCTTTCGCTGTGGCGCCGCTGGGCGACATCGGCCTGTTGATCGCCGAGCCGGACGCCGATCCGGTCAGACTGTCGCA
- a CDS encoding HAD family hydrolase, translating into MKLMVSDLDGTLLNENSQLAPETYAALRQVAAKGIAMAVATGRHERQVRKLWPDDLPAVPVISANGARVHLADGSLLFQSRLSQDLISRLLRPELVRDTELGVYRDDCIMAYHSKREYSHYTGQVTEIDDLASFAADDVSKVIYCGTPEQLKEVERDIARDFGDEVSMTYSHICYLEVMAPGVNKGSALALLLKHLGVKAEDCAAFGDNLNDAEMLSLAGMPHIMANAHPGLLQRVPSATVIGHHAAGGVAKRLLEMLA; encoded by the coding sequence ATGAAACTGATGGTTTCCGATCTGGATGGCACGCTGTTGAACGAAAACTCGCAATTGGCGCCGGAAACGTACGCCGCCTTGCGGCAAGTGGCGGCCAAGGGCATCGCCATGGCGGTGGCGACCGGTCGGCACGAGCGTCAGGTGCGCAAACTGTGGCCGGACGATTTGCCGGCGGTGCCGGTGATCAGCGCCAACGGCGCGCGCGTGCATCTGGCCGACGGCAGCCTGTTGTTTCAATCGCGTCTGTCCCAGGATCTGATCAGCCGTTTGCTGCGGCCTGAGCTGGTGAGGGATACGGAGTTGGGCGTGTATCGCGACGACTGCATCATGGCTTACCACAGCAAGCGCGAATATAGCCATTACACCGGCCAGGTGACGGAGATAGATGATCTGGCCAGTTTCGCCGCCGATGACGTGTCCAAGGTGATTTATTGCGGCACGCCCGAGCAGCTCAAAGAGGTGGAGCGGGACATCGCGCGCGATTTCGGCGACGAGGTGTCCATGACCTATTCCCACATCTGCTATCTGGAGGTGATGGCGCCGGGCGTCAACAAGGGCAGCGCGCTGGCTCTGCTGCTCAAGCATCTGGGCGTGAAGGCCGAGGACTGCGCCGCCTTCGGCGACAACCTGAACGACGCCGAGATGCTGAGCCTGGCCGGCATGCCCCACATCATGGCCAATGCCCATCCGGGCTTGCTTCAGCGGGTGCCGAGCGCGACGGTTATCGGCCATCACGCCGCGGGCGGCGTGGCCAAGCGGTTGTTGGAGATGTTGGCATAG
- a CDS encoding alpha/beta fold hydrolase, which produces MENRSTLHTESGVRLRRVSNRPGRHNWLLLPGGPGLGSESLASLASCLDVDGAVWLVDLPGDGNNTGQPEDYQRWPGVIREAARALPHCVFVGHSTGGMYLLSTPELEPLLQGMVLISSAPDARWQARFARTSEQHPLPEVGQAFEAYSQNPSAETLKRLTLAAAPWNFSPASLASGRAMLETLSYNVAAMKWSGQHFDAEYQARWWPSQLPVLILSGSEDRIVDQSLWQDSAYQGANVRHALIEGAEHFPWFEAPGQVAAEFTQFAQRLT; this is translated from the coding sequence ATGGAAAACCGCTCAACCCTCCACACAGAATCAGGCGTGCGTCTGCGCCGCGTTTCCAATCGCCCAGGCCGACACAACTGGCTGTTGCTGCCAGGAGGCCCTGGATTAGGCTCTGAGAGCTTGGCTTCGCTGGCCTCTTGCCTGGACGTTGACGGCGCGGTCTGGCTGGTGGACCTGCCCGGAGACGGCAACAACACCGGCCAGCCGGAAGATTATCAGCGCTGGCCAGGCGTCATCAGAGAAGCGGCCCGCGCCCTTCCCCACTGCGTATTCGTGGGCCATTCCACCGGCGGGATGTATTTGCTGTCGACGCCTGAGCTTGAGCCCCTGCTGCAAGGCATGGTGCTGATCAGCTCCGCGCCCGATGCCCGCTGGCAAGCGCGCTTCGCCCGCACCAGCGAGCAGCATCCGCTTCCCGAGGTTGGCCAGGCTTTCGAGGCCTACTCGCAAAATCCTAGCGCCGAAACGCTTAAGCGGCTGACACTAGCCGCCGCGCCCTGGAACTTCTCTCCGGCGTCGCTCGCCAGCGGGCGCGCCATGCTGGAAACCTTGTCATACAATGTGGCAGCCATGAAGTGGTCCGGCCAACATTTCGATGCGGAATACCAAGCCCGCTGGTGGCCGTCCCAGCTGCCGGTGCTGATTCTTTCCGGAAGCGAGGACCGGATCGTCGATCAGTCGCTATGGCAAGACAGCGCCTACCAAGGCGCCAATGTGCGCCACGCGCTAATCGAGGGCGCAGAGCACTTCCCGTGGTTTGAAGCGCCAGGCCAAGTCGCGGCGGAGTTTACCCAGTTCGCGCAGCGATTGACTTAA